The region GGAGATAAAATCATAACAGCCGGAGATAAATGGACCGATTTTATGATTTCTAAATATAAAACGAATACGCAGCCTTTATATGTAATTACAGATTTAGAAGGTAATAATTTAAATAATACTAAACCAACGATTAGTTACGTTAGTACAGAAGAATATTTACAATGGCTGAAAGAAGGAATTTCTAATTTTAAATAATATTTTTGGAATATAGAATATAGAATTTTAAAAGCTTTATTCTAACAAATTAATTTTTCTTTGGGGGTTGAAATTAATTCAAACTAAAGGCTGTTTCGATTTTTGAAACAGCCTTTTTTATGTATTATATTGTTTGTTTTAAAAAGATAATTTATATCTGATTATTTCTGGTTGTTTCACGAGAAGGGGAGATATTGATAGTTTGAATTTGATCAAATATTGATTCGTAGCATAAGATGGCATCAAACAAAAAGCGCTCTAAAATTAATTAGAGCGCTTTTTTATTTATCAAGCGAAAGTGAAAATTAATATCTTACAAGAATTCTCCGTGTTGAGAGATATCTAATCCTAATTCTTCTTTTTCTTCAGTAACTCTTAGAGGAGTAATTTTATTTACAACAAAGAATAAAACATAAGAAGCAACAAATGCAAAGATTGATACTACAACAAGAGCAGTTAATTGGTTAAGGAATAAAGTTGGAGTTCCGAAGATTAAACCTTGGTTGTCACCAACAGCAGGGTTGATTGCTTTTGAAGCGAAAACTCCAGTTAACAACATACCTACCATACCACCAACACCGTGACAAGCGAATACATCTAAAGCATCATCGATTTTTCCTTTAGGGAATTTGCTTACTACAAGGTTACTCACAATTGCAGAGAATAAACCAATGAAAATAGCGTGAGAGATACTTACGAAACCAGCAGCAGGTGTAATAGCAACAAGACCTACGACAGCTCCGATACAAGCTCCAAGAGCAGATAATTTATGTCCTAAGATTTTATCAAGGAAAACCCAAGCCATTGCAGCAGCTGCAGCAGCTACAGTAGTTGTTCCTAAAGCCTGAGCAGCAAGACCGTTAGCTCCTAATGCAGATCCGGCGTTGAAACCAAACCATCCGAACCAAAGTAAACCAGTTCCTAATAATACATAAGTAATTCTCGCAGGGTTAACTTTTTGAACTTTTCTTTTTCCTAAGAAGATTGCTCCTGCCAATGCAGCCCATCCGGCACTCATGTGTACTACTGTTCCACCAGCGAAGTCAAGAACTCCCATTTTGAAGAAAACTCCATCAGGATGCCATGTCATGTGAGCAAGCGGAGTATAAATGAATAAGATAAATAAAACCATAAACAGTAAATAAGCCCAGAAACGTACACGTTCTGCAAAAGCACCTGTGATTAATGCAGGAGTAATGATGGCGAATTTTGCCTGAAATAATGCGAATAATATAAAAGGAATCGTTGGTGCAAGACTCCATGCTGTATTAGTTCCAACTCCCTCAAAGAATAAATTATAAGATGGATTTCCAATAATTCCTCCGATAGTTGGTCCAAAAGCTAATCCAAAAGCAACAACAGTCCATAAGATAGTAACAATTACCATTGCCATAAAACTTTGTAGCATGGTACTAATTACGTTTTTCTTACCTACCATTCCTCCGTAGAAAAATCCTAAACCAGGAGTCATCAACAGTACAAAAGCAGTTGCAACGATCATCCAGGCCGTATCTCCTGTATCAAACTTTACAGCTTCTGCTGGAATTGGGTTATCAGCGATGATAAAATTTGATATAAAGGTTAGTACCAAAATAGTGATAAGAATCACACTTAAAATAATTTTTCGCATAGTTATTTAGTTTTAAAATTTTTGATAAAAGTATAAAATGATTTAATACCCCCTAAAAAAATAGGGTTCAATGTTTAATTTTTGTTAAATTTAAAATTTGACCCCTATAAATTTCGAATGATTTTGTTAAAAAGGACTTAAAATTTATAATTTGGCAACGTTTTTTTTCTCCTCAATAGGACTTTTGATAATTTTCAGGTTAATTGATTGTTACTTTTTGCGATATATTGGATATTTGTTGATTAAAAATGTTGTGATTTTTTAGGTTAGGAATATTTTTTTAATCTTTTTAACAGTTTTGATGATTAAAATAGAAGTATGGGAAACAAAAAAATTAAATGGGGAATTATTGGTCTGGGAAATATTGCGAGTCAGTTTGCATCAGATTTATCATTATTGGAAGAGGCAGAACTTACAGCAGTTGCTTCCAGAGATCTTACTAAAGCAGAAAAGTTTGGAGAAAAATTTAATGCTGCAAGAATATATAATTCTTACGATTTGATTTTAGAGGATAAAGAGGTTGAAATTATTTATATTGCCACACCACATAATTTACATACCGAATTGTCCATAAAAGCTTTGGAAAAAGGAAAACATGTTTTATGCGAAAAGCCAATGGCTTTGTCTTATCAGGATGCATTGAGAATGGTTGAAGCTTCTAAAAAATACAATAAGTTTTTTATGGAAGCATTTTGGACACGTTTTATTCCATCAATCCAGGATGTTTTGCAGAAAATCAATAAAGGTTTAATTGGAAATGTAAATTATATAAATGCCGATTTTGCTTTCTATGGAAGTGAAACCGAAAACAAAAGACTTTTTGATAAAAAATTGGGAGGAGGAGCTCTATTTGATATTGGAGTTTATCCTTTGTTTCTTTCCTATATACTTTTGGGAAATCCGAAACAGATTATGGCAAAAGCAATAATGCATAAAAACGGAGTTGATTTGCAGACTTCTATTATTTTACAATATGAAAATGCGCAATCCATTCTACATGCTTCTATCGTTTCAGATTCGGAAATGAAAGCCACAATTAGCGGAACAAATGGAAGAATACATTTAAACTCTCCCTGGTTTATTGCTGATGGATATTCTTTGTTTGAAAATGGACAAGAAGAGGCTGTTTTCAGTTTTCCCCCTCTGGGAAAAGGATATGCACATGAAGCGATTGAATGTCATAATTGCATTAGAAATAATGAAATAGAAAGTAAACTTTGGTCGCATCAGAATTGCTTGGATTTGAGTTCGATTGTGGAAGAGGTTAAAAGCCAAGTGGGGCTCTCTTTTTAAAAATTAATTATTTTGTAGTAAAAATATTATATTTTAAATTATTTTCATTAGATTTAAAAACATTTAATGAAAAGATATTTATGTTAGTAAAAGTTTACGGGAGTGCTGTTTTTGGAGTTGAAGCAACCACAATAACCATTGAGGTTCATATGGATAAAGGCATTGGTTATCACTTGGTTGGATTACCGGATAATGCCATAAAAGAAAGCAGTTTCAGGATTGCGGCAGCACTTAAAAATAATGGTTATAGTTTACCGGGAAAAAGAATCACAATCAATATGGCTCCTGCTGATCTAAGAAAAGAAGGTTCTTCGTATGATTTAACTTTAGCGATGGGAATTCTGGTGGGTTCAGATCAAATCAAAGCTCCGGAAATTGAACGTTATATTATAATGGGAGAACTTTCGCTTGATGGTAGTTTGCAGCCTATTCGGGGAGCTTTACCGATTGCCATAAAAGCAAAAGAAGAAGGCTATAAAGGCTTTTTTCTGCCGATTCAAAACGTAAAAGAAGCTGCAATCGTAGCCGGACTTGATGTGTATGGGGTTGCTAATCTGAAAGAAATAATCGATTTCTTTTCCGGAAAAGGAACTCTTGAACCAACAGTTATCGATACAAGAGCAGAATTCTATAAAACACTTGATTTTCCTGAACATGATTTTTCAGATGTTCGTGGACAAGAAAGTATTAAACGCTGTATGGAAATTGCGGCAGCGGGTGGACATAACATTATTTTAATTGGTCCGCCGGGAGCAGGAAAAACGATGCTGGCCAAACGAGTACCAAGTATTTTACCTCCTATGACTTTACGCGAAGCATTAGAAACAACAAAAATTCATAGTGTTGCAGGAAAACTAAAAGAGGTAGGATTGATGAACCAACGACCATTTAGAAGTCCGCATCATACTATTTCTAATGTGGCATTAGTTGGAGGAGGAAGTTATCCACAACCAGGAGAAATTTCAATGGCACATAATGGAGTTTTATTTTTAGATGAACTTCCTGAATTTAAACGAGACGTTTTAGAAGTAATGCGTCAGCCATTGGAAGACAGAGAAGTTACAATTTCACGCGCAAAATTTACGATTACATATCCGTCATCTTTTATGTTGGTCGCAAGTATGAATCCTAGTCCAAGTGGTTTCTTTAATGATCCGGGTTCACCTAATACGACTTCCCCTCATGACATGCAGCGTTACATGAGTAAAATTTCAGGACCGTTGTTAGACCGAATAGATATTCATATAGAAGTTACGCCGGTTCCGTTTGAGAAATTGTCTGATGATCGAAAAGCAGAAAGCAGCGTTGAAATTCGTAAACGTGTAACTGCTGCGAGGGAAATTCAAACCAAAAGATTTGAAGCTGTAGAAAATGTGCATTATAATGCCCAAATGAGCAGTAAACTAATCAGAGAATATTGCGTTTTGGATGAGGCTTCAAAAGAATTATTGAAAACAGCAATGGAAAGGCTAAATCTTTCTGCCAGAGCTTACGACAGGATTTTGAAAGTTTCCAGAACTATCGCCGATTTAGAACATTCAGAAAGTATTGTTTCGCATCATATTTCTGAGGCTATTCAATACAGAAGTTTGGACAGAGAAGGATGGTTGGGGTAAAATTATAAAATGTGAGAGGCAAAGATTTTAATTTGCATCTCACATTTTAAAATATAATAAGGTTTATTCGTTATTTTTAGGATAAAAGAATTTAAAAGAACTCCCAACTGCAGGATGCAAAATTGTTCCATGGTTTTCTTCAGGGAAATAATCGAAATACACTCTTATGTTTTTACTTTTAGATGCCTTTATTTTTTCAGCTAATACATTAGCATCGACTTCCATAACTCTCGGAATTTCAGTTGGCGTTAATCCTTCTTTTCCAACGGCAATAAAAATATCGGTTTGTTGTTTAAAATTTTCTTTCAGTATTTCAGAATCTAAATCCAGAAGCGAACCATTATTCCACCATAAACTCGGACTGACAATGACATATTTATTAAAAAGAAATGGTTTCTTTAGCAGAATTTCAGTTTCCAATAATCCGCCTAAAGATTGTCCTATGATTGTTTTAGATTCACTCGTTTTGTATTTTTTATCAATAAAAGGCTGTAATTCTTTTTCGATAAAAGCAATAAACTTATCGGAATGACCAGTAGTTGGAAAACGGGTTTTGTCATTTTCAATGGTTGTTGGAAATGTAAAATCTCTTCTTCGGTCTACAGTTGCAATTCCAACTACAATTGATTTAGGAACCTGATTGATCCATTCAAAACTATTAAACTGAACTAATCCGGAAATATGAATAAAATCTTCGTCAGCAGAACCGTCAAGTAAATAGATAACAGGATATTTTTCGCTTTCAGACGGATTATAGCCTTCGGGAAGATAAATGTTTAGAATTCTTTTTTCCTTTAATTCTTTGGATTGGATTTCTTCAATAACACCTAAAACAAAAGGTTTAGGCATTTCTGTATTTTTTGCTTTGCTTTTTTGACTGAATGCTAAGGAGGAAGATAAAAGAAGAAAAGCTAGGGTAATAAATTTGTTCATTAATTTGGCTGTAATTATTCTGTATTTAAGCCGAAAATACAAAAAAAAACTGTATTTCCATGAGCCTTCAATCTTTATCTTTTCAAACTAAAGTGGCTTTTAAATTCTTTTCCATTTTGTCTTTTAACAATAAACCAATAGTCATCGGCAGGCAGGTTTTGACCATTAAATGTTCCATCCCAGGAATTGGAATGATTCAGTTTTTTTATAAGTTGTCCATAGCGATCAAATATGCTTATTTCCATTTCCGGTTCTAAAGAAGAAAGATCTACATTCCAGGTATCATTAAATCCATCTCCGTTTGGAGTGAAAAATTTTGGATACATTAGTAAAAAAACTTCTCCGGTTATGGTGCCACAATTATTTTTATCGCGAACATAAACGGTGTAAATGCCGCTTGACAAATTTTGAAAAACGGGATCATTCTGATAAGAAATACCGTCCAAAGAATATTCATAAAGACCTTTGCCGGAAACATCTACTTCTATGATGTTATTGTTCTCTGTAAAATCTTGTGTAACAATCTTTAGGATTGTGGCCCGATTGGATAAAATGACATTAAAATTTTTAGTAGAAGTACAAATCTGATCTCCATATTTAGATGTCGCAGTTAAGGAATAATTGCCAGGTTCATTAATCACAATGGAACTTGTTGTAGCTCCTGTAGACCATAAATAACTGTCAAAAGTATTTCCGGCATCAACCAAAACAGTTTCATTTTCACAAAGTATAACAGAATCCGGAATTAAATTAAATGTTGGAGGCTTAAGTAATGAAAATTTAATTTCGGCAACACTATAACAATTTTCAGGAGATATAACGGCAGCAAAAATTGTGGTGTTATTAGAAACTTCGTAGTTTGTAAAATTGTTAATTTCATTTGTTAAGACTAAATCTTCTGCATCGGATTGCGATACGAAATAATGAAAAGTATAATTCGAATAGTTATTAATTAAATGACATGCATATGATGATAAATTTACCGTTTCAAGGTTGTTATTTAGTTCATCACAAATAGAAACATGATGATGGTTAACGGTAGGATTTGTCAAAATAGTAGAATTAAAAGTGATACTACCTGGCTGAGAAAAACAACTAGTTCCATTTCTTACCAATAGCGTAAAATTTAAAATACCGCTTAAATTTGAAATTGTGTTGTTTTCTGACCATGTTAAACCGTTATTAAAACTATAGTAATCAGCCGGTGTTGTTATGGTAATGCTTCCAAAAGAATTACAGCCTGCATTTTTTATTGTATAATCAGGAGTGCTTGTCGAAATATCTCTTAATGGGACATACTTTGCAATAGATTCGCAATTAACCATGCTACGTACTTTTATAAAATAATCTCCCGCTGGAAGATTTGAAAATAAAGGATTGGAACACCAGGTTTCTCCATTATCAATACTATACTCTTTGGCATTAGTGGTGATTTTAATGCTTCCGTTGTTGTAACAGTTCGCATTTTCAAAAGTATAGTTTAGTTCAGTTTCAAGTATATAACTTCGAATAAACACTGATTCTGATAATGAAATACAGCCAGCATCATCTTTGACTTTTACAGTGTACCAGCCTGATTTTAAATTATTCATTGTGTTATTATTTGTCCAGGACATTCCGTCATCAAAGCTGTATTGTGACGCGCTGGTCGTAATGGTAATGCTTCCAAGAATACCACATGTAGGTTGTGTAGAAGTAACTTCAGGTTTTT is a window of Flavobacterium crocinum DNA encoding:
- a CDS encoding YifB family Mg chelatase-like AAA ATPase, with the translated sequence MLVKVYGSAVFGVEATTITIEVHMDKGIGYHLVGLPDNAIKESSFRIAAALKNNGYSLPGKRITINMAPADLRKEGSSYDLTLAMGILVGSDQIKAPEIERYIIMGELSLDGSLQPIRGALPIAIKAKEEGYKGFFLPIQNVKEAAIVAGLDVYGVANLKEIIDFFSGKGTLEPTVIDTRAEFYKTLDFPEHDFSDVRGQESIKRCMEIAAAGGHNIILIGPPGAGKTMLAKRVPSILPPMTLREALETTKIHSVAGKLKEVGLMNQRPFRSPHHTISNVALVGGGSYPQPGEISMAHNGVLFLDELPEFKRDVLEVMRQPLEDREVTISRAKFTITYPSSFMLVASMNPSPSGFFNDPGSPNTTSPHDMQRYMSKISGPLLDRIDIHIEVTPVPFEKLSDDRKAESSVEIRKRVTAAREIQTKRFEAVENVHYNAQMSSKLIREYCVLDEASKELLKTAMERLNLSARAYDRILKVSRTIADLEHSESIVSHHISEAIQYRSLDREGWLG
- a CDS encoding ammonium transporter encodes the protein MRKIILSVILITILVLTFISNFIIADNPIPAEAVKFDTGDTAWMIVATAFVLLMTPGLGFFYGGMVGKKNVISTMLQSFMAMVIVTILWTVVAFGLAFGPTIGGIIGNPSYNLFFEGVGTNTAWSLAPTIPFILFALFQAKFAIITPALITGAFAERVRFWAYLLFMVLFILFIYTPLAHMTWHPDGVFFKMGVLDFAGGTVVHMSAGWAALAGAIFLGKRKVQKVNPARITYVLLGTGLLWFGWFGFNAGSALGANGLAAQALGTTTVAAAAAAMAWVFLDKILGHKLSALGACIGAVVGLVAITPAAGFVSISHAIFIGLFSAIVSNLVVSKFPKGKIDDALDVFACHGVGGMVGMLLTGVFASKAINPAVGDNQGLIFGTPTLFLNQLTALVVVSIFAFVASYVLFFVVNKITPLRVTEEKEELGLDISQHGEFL
- a CDS encoding alpha/beta hydrolase → MNKFITLAFLLLSSSLAFSQKSKAKNTEMPKPFVLGVIEEIQSKELKEKRILNIYLPEGYNPSESEKYPVIYLLDGSADEDFIHISGLVQFNSFEWINQVPKSIVVGIATVDRRRDFTFPTTIENDKTRFPTTGHSDKFIAFIEKELQPFIDKKYKTSESKTIIGQSLGGLLETEILLKKPFLFNKYVIVSPSLWWNNGSLLDLDSEILKENFKQQTDIFIAVGKEGLTPTEIPRVMEVDANVLAEKIKASKSKNIRVYFDYFPEENHGTILHPAVGSSFKFFYPKNNE
- a CDS encoding Gfo/Idh/MocA family protein codes for the protein MGNKKIKWGIIGLGNIASQFASDLSLLEEAELTAVASRDLTKAEKFGEKFNAARIYNSYDLILEDKEVEIIYIATPHNLHTELSIKALEKGKHVLCEKPMALSYQDALRMVEASKKYNKFFMEAFWTRFIPSIQDVLQKINKGLIGNVNYINADFAFYGSETENKRLFDKKLGGGALFDIGVYPLFLSYILLGNPKQIMAKAIMHKNGVDLQTSIILQYENAQSILHASIVSDSEMKATISGTNGRIHLNSPWFIADGYSLFENGQEEAVFSFPPLGKGYAHEAIECHNCIRNNEIESKLWSHQNCLDLSSIVEEVKSQVGLSF